GCCGCCGTTGTGGTAGGTGACGGTCCTGACGACCGGCTCGTCGTCGCCGTGCGGCCACTGGTGCAGCCCGAACGACACGCTGGCCGGAGTCGTCGTCACCGACTGCGTCATCGCCCGGCCCAGGTCCACCCGGCCGGCGCCCTGCCCGAAGACCCCGGTACCGGTCGACCGGCGCGCGGCGGCCATCAGCGTGCGCTTGAGCTGCTCGCCCGACCAGTCCGGGTGCTGCTGCGCCAGCAGCGCCGCCGCGCCGGCCACGTGCGGGGTCGCCATGGAGGTGCCCGAGATGGTGGCGTACGGCTCGCCGGGGCTGCCGAATCGGCCGTCCGCACCACGTGCCGCGGTGATGTCCACCCCCGGCGCGGTCAGGTCGGGTTTCACCGCGGCGGTCCCGATCGCCGGTCCCCGGCTGGAGAAGTCGGCGAGCGCGTCGGACCGGTCGACGGCACCGACGGCCAGCGCGGCCGGGGCACTGGCCGGCGAGCCGACCGACGCGTCGGCGCCGAAGTTGCCGGCGGCCACCACGAAGAGGGTGCCGTACCGGGCACTCAGCTCGGTGACCGCCTGCTCCAACGGGTCGGTCTCCGGGCCGTCCAGGCCACCGAGGCTGAGGTTGACGACCTTCGCCTGCCGCTCGGTGACGGCCCACTGCATCCCGGCCAGGATCCAGGAGTCCATGCAGCCACCGTCCACGCAGACCTTGCCGTTGACCAGGGTGGCGTCCGGGGCGACTCCCCGGTTGCGCCCGCCGGAGGCGGCTCCGTTGCCGGCCACCGTGGACGCCACGTGGGTGCCGTGTCCCACCAGGTCACGGTCGTCCTCGACGCCCTCGGTGAAGTTCTCGGCCGCGACGACCCGACCGGCCAGGTCCGGATGCTTCCCGTCGATCCCGGTGTCCAGCACGGCCACCGTCACCCCCGCCCCGGTGTAACCGGCCTGCCACGCCGCCGGGGCGCCGATCTGCGGCACGCTGGTGGCCAGTACGGGTTTACGGAGCCCGTCCAGCCACACCTTCCGGACCCCGCTGGCCGGGGCGAAGCCACCGGCGGTGACGCCCAGACTCCGCCAGAATCCTCCGGCGTCGCGCCGTTCGGCACGTACCGCGAAGGTGGCCGGGCCGGGCAGGGACCGCAGCACCCGTACCCCGGCCGGCGCGGCGGTCCGGACGGTCCGGGCGGCGGCGTCGTCGGCGTACGTCACGATCAACGGCAGGTCGGCGCGCCGGTCGTCGTACCCGCTGTCGAGCAGTGTGCTGACGTCGAACAGCCGGCGGTCCAGCAGGCCGTCGCGGAGCGGGCCGACCGCGTCGCTCGGTACCACCCGCAGCTGGTCGCCGACTCTGCTGCCCTGGAAGGTGACGTGCTCCCGACCGGGGCCACGGGTGACCGCCCACCGGGACCGGTCCGCGCCGTACACGGTGATCCGGTCACCGGTGACCAGGGTGACGGTCCGGACCGGTTGTGCCGACGACGCCTCGGCGGCGCGGTCCGGCGCTGCCGCCACGGCGTGCACCGCCCGCCCGCCGGTGGCAGGCTGGCCAGCCGCCGAGGCGGCGCCGGGGCCGCCCGCGGTGAGCTGCCCGGCGGTCAGGACGGCCACGGCCAGGCCCAGTCGGGCCACCGGTCGTCGACGGATCCTCATCGTTCTCCCCCTTCGGGCACTGCCAACGGACGGGTACGGAACCCGGTGTCACCCTTCTATCGGCACCGGGGTGGGAGTCGGTTGACAGTCCGCGTCGAAATTCTGCCGCGATCGCGCACGGCCATCGACCGAGCAACGTGGACGGAGCCTTCAGGTACGGCTGTGGCTGTCGATGCCACGCCGGTCGGTCAGCCCGCTGCGGCGACGGCCGGGCCGCCGCGCGCCGACCTGTGCGACGATACATTCGCATCGATCTTTGTCGATCAAAGGAGGCAACATGAGAAGGCTCGCCGCCGTCCTTGGCGCGCTCGTCGTGGGGATCGCCGCACCGACGGTGTCCGCCGGGTCCGCGCTGGCCGACGGACCTGTGCAGGCGTCCGGATCCGTGTCGGCGACACCGTCGGTCACCTCGCTGCACGTCGTGATCGGCCCACCCCAGGGACCTGGCCCCAGCAAACGGACCGAGCCGGTCGTCGTGCTGTTGCGCTGCGACGCGCCCGGCAACGAGCACCCGTACGCCGCCGAGGCATGCGCCGAGGTCGAGGCGGTCAAGGGCGACATCGACGCCATCCCGGCCGGCAACGCCGGGTGCGCGGGCGTGTGGCAGCCGGTCCGGATCAGCGTGAGCGGAGTCGTCGCCAACGAATTGGTGCAGTGGTCGGACGAGGTCTCGAACGAGGGCTGCGCGGTCAACTCGCACGGACACGTCTTCCGGCTGCCACTCGACGCCCCGCCCCGGGACATCGACTGATCCGACCACCCCTGTCGGGTACCAAGCGGGGGAAGGCCACCGGTGGCCCTCCCCCGTACTCCGGGTGACCAGCGACACCCTGGCGCAGCAGCCCCGCACTTCCTAGGGTCTAGCCGGGCGGTTACTGGAAACAATCCTTACCGGAGGACGGGTGCGGGCGGCAAGGGCGTGGCTGAGCGACACCGCCGGCGGGCTACCTGGGACCTTCTGGTACCTCTGGACGGGTCTGCTGATCAACCGGATCGGCGCCTTCGCCATGCTGTTCCTGCCGCTCTACCTCGCCGACGAACGTCAGGTCGGTGCCGCGCTCGCCGGCCTGGTCGTCGGGGCGTACGGGATCGGTGGCGTGGCCGGGGTGCTGCTCGGCGGGGTGCTCGCCGACGGGTGGGGCCGGCGGCGGACCCTCCTCGGCTCGCATCTGGCCGCGTCGGTGCTGATGGCCGGGATGGCGGTCACCACGAACCTGCCCGCCATCGCCCTGCTCGCCGGACTCGTCGGTGTCGCCCACTCGATGTCGGGGCCGGCGTTCGTCGCCGCGATCGTCGACGTGGTGCCGGCGGGCCGTCGGTCCCGCGCGTTCAACCTGCACTTCTGGGCCTTCAACCTCGGCATGGCCGGCGCCTCGGCCCTCGCCGGACTCCTCGCCGAGGCGAGTTATGTGGCGCTGTTCCTGATCGACGCGGCGGCCACCCTCGCCACCGCCGTCATCATCGCCTGGAAGGTGCCGGAAACCCTGGCTCCGGCCACGGTCCGGACCACCCCGGCCGTCCGGACCGGGCTGCGGACCCCGCTCACCGACCGCACCTTCCTGGCCTTCGCCGGGCTGACCTTCGTACTCGCCGTGCTGACCACGCAGACCTCGACGGTGATGCCGCTGGCGATGCGCGCCGACGGCCTGAGCTCCTCGGCGTACGGCCTGGTCGTGGCGCTGGGCGGCGCGCTCATCGTGGCCGGTCAGCTCTTCGTGCCCCGGCTGATCGACGGTCGCCGCAAACACCGGGTGCTGGCCTGGGCCACCGGGCTGACCGCACTCGGGTACGGCAGCCTGGCGCTGGCGGACCAACTTCCGGGGTACCTGCTGGCGGCGCTGGTCTGGACGATCGGCTCGATGCTCGCCGCACCGCCGAACGCGGAGATCAACGCCGAACTGGCCCCGGCTGCCCTGCGTGGTCGATACCAGGCGGTCTTCTACCTGACCTTCCCGGCGGCGGCGTTCGTCGCCCCGACGATCGGCGGGGTGAGCCTCCAGTACCTCGGCGACTGGCACTGGCTGGTGGTCGGCGGGGTCGGCCTCCTCGCGGTCGCCGGCCACCTCGTCACGGGACCACGCCGGGAGCGTCGGGTCGCCCTGCTGGCCACGACCGCCGTTCCGGTCGCCGCCGGGCAGGCCGCCTGAGGTCGACGCGCCCGCGCCGTCTTGCGTGGTCGGGCTAGCCTGACGGCATGTTGGAGGCCCGGAAAGTCAGCGTCTGGCGCAGCCGCTACGAGATCAGTGTCGACGGCCGGACGGTCACGACCTGGGACAACGCCTTCTGGAAGAGCGGCGGTAGCTTCGAACTGGATGGCCGGCACTATCAGGTACGCGGCAACTTCCTGGGCAACCGGTACGCCATGGTCGACGTGGACGACCGGATCGTCGCCTCGGCGGACCGGGTCGGCCGGAAGCGGTGGACGGTCGACGCCGACGGCGAGACCTACCAGTTCCAGCGGGCCTCGGTGTGGAGCCACGAGCAGGAACTGCACGCCAGGGGCGGCCGGGTCGGCTCGGTGAAACGGACCAGCGTCTGGCGTGGTG
The nucleotide sequence above comes from Plantactinospora soyae. Encoded proteins:
- a CDS encoding MFS transporter is translated as MRAARAWLSDTAGGLPGTFWYLWTGLLINRIGAFAMLFLPLYLADERQVGAALAGLVVGAYGIGGVAGVLLGGVLADGWGRRRTLLGSHLAASVLMAGMAVTTNLPAIALLAGLVGVAHSMSGPAFVAAIVDVVPAGRRSRAFNLHFWAFNLGMAGASALAGLLAEASYVALFLIDAAATLATAVIIAWKVPETLAPATVRTTPAVRTGLRTPLTDRTFLAFAGLTFVLAVLTTQTSTVMPLAMRADGLSSSAYGLVVALGGALIVAGQLFVPRLIDGRRKHRVLAWATGLTALGYGSLALADQLPGYLLAALVWTIGSMLAAPPNAEINAELAPAALRGRYQAVFYLTFPAAAFVAPTIGGVSLQYLGDWHWLVVGGVGLLAVAGHLVTGPRRERRVALLATTAVPVAAGQAA
- a CDS encoding SSI family serine proteinase inhibitor, whose product is MRRLAAVLGALVVGIAAPTVSAGSALADGPVQASGSVSATPSVTSLHVVIGPPQGPGPSKRTEPVVVLLRCDAPGNEHPYAAEACAEVEAVKGDIDAIPAGNAGCAGVWQPVRISVSGVVANELVQWSDEVSNEGCAVNSHGHVFRLPLDAPPRDID
- a CDS encoding LURP-one-related/scramblase family protein, producing the protein MLEARKVSVWRSRYEISVDGRTVTTWDNAFWKSGGSFELDGRHYQVRGNFLGNRYAMVDVDDRIVASADRVGRKRWTVDADGETYQFQRASVWSHEQELHARGGRVGSVKRTSVWRGDLTADLPGLSLPVQIFVLGVLITMLDQQSAAAASAAS